The following proteins are encoded in a genomic region of Sulfurimonas sp. HSL3-7:
- a CDS encoding NifB/NifX family molybdenum-iron cluster-binding protein — protein MLAVAVKTDKENTAVSPLFGKAKFFAFYDGKNITIEKNEVGDGIAVINWFAQKGVDTIIVKEMGSNPYKALQNYHMKLLYAGDERIEVADIIKKYEAGELNGLNASQMQNIIAKHEKHHTHPHGHEHGHTH, from the coding sequence ATGTTGGCAGTAGCAGTAAAGACAGACAAAGAGAACACAGCAGTCTCCCCTCTATTCGGTAAGGCGAAGTTTTTTGCCTTCTATGACGGGAAAAATATTACAATAGAAAAAAATGAAGTAGGCGACGGCATAGCGGTGATCAACTGGTTCGCACAAAAAGGTGTCGATACGATCATCGTCAAAGAGATGGGGAGCAACCCCTATAAGGCTTTACAAAACTATCATATGAAGTTATTATATGCGGGTGACGAACGTATAGAAGTAGCGGATATCATCAAAAAATATGAAGCAGGCGAATTAAATGGACTCAATGCGTCACAGATGCAAAATATTATTGCAAAACATGAAAAGCATCATACGCATCCCCATGGGCATGAACACGGGCATACACATTAA
- a CDS encoding DUF4492 domain-containing protein, producing MAQKSFSRLKWLFYLYYDGFKNMKTGKTLWLIIGIKLFVLLVIIKWLFFPNFLETRFTNDEDRGAYILDALTPPKEK from the coding sequence ATGGCGCAGAAGAGTTTTTCCAGGTTGAAATGGCTGTTTTACCTCTATTATGACGGCTTTAAGAACATGAAAACAGGCAAGACGCTTTGGCTGATCATAGGGATCAAGCTTTTTGTGCTGCTGGTCATTATCAAGTGGCTCTTCTTCCCCAACTTTTTAGAGACCCGTTTCACAAACGATGAAGACCGGGGTGCTTATATCCTCGATGCATTAACACCACCAAAGGAGAAATAA